The following DNA comes from Miscanthus floridulus cultivar M001 chromosome 5, ASM1932011v1, whole genome shotgun sequence.
GGCCGATGTCAGCCAGGAACTTGCTATCATCTTTACTCAAGGTTTAGAGCATCATTCTTGCCAGACTACCAATTCCTGAAATAAAAAGAATGCCCCTTGAGGAACTTTGTTTGCAGGTACGCTGCTTGTTTATATTTATTTTGTCCCTAATATTCAATGGAAAAAATGTCATGAAATATTTCATGGAACTGCGATTAAAGTACTTGTTAGTTACTCGGTGCTGTTTGTTAATCCAATTGCCATGCTGCAGGTCAAACTGCTTGATTCAAACTGCAGAATAGCAGACTTTCTGAAGAAAACCTTGGACCCTCCAATTCCAGAAACTGTAAGAAATGCTATTGCTGTGCTTCAGGATCTTGGTGCTTTAACACAAGACGAACTACTAACAGAATTAGGAGAAAAGCTGGGTTCCCTGCCAGTCCATCCATCCACCACCAAGATGCTCCTGTTTGCTATATTAATGAACTGCCTGGATCCAGCATTGACACTGGCATGTGCAGCTGATTATAGAGATCCATTTGTCCTTCCAATAGCGCCAGATGAGAGGAAAAGGGCAGCTGCAGCGAGAGTTGAGCTTGCTTCATTGTATGGTGGGTTCAGCGACCAACTTGCTGTTGTGGCAGCATTTGACTGCTGGAGGCGTGCCAAAGATAGAGGCCAAGAATCTCAATTTTGTGCAAAGTACTTTGTCTCTTCAAACATCATGTATGTGCTATCAAACATGAGGAAACAACTTCAGAATGAACTGTCTCAAAGAGGGTTTGTCCCTGCAGATGCATCTGCCTGCAGCTTAAATTCTAAAGATCCAGGTACTCAGGTCTCTATGAAAATGCAAGTCTGGAAAAGTTGTATGCTCTTGGATTCCTTTAATATGTTCCTATTTTTGTATGTGAACTATGTACATGTTAGTTTTGTGAAACACCAAGTATTTAGTGGCTCATTTTGCTAGATCTCTAGGTAATTCTTTCTGGTGCCTATATGTGGGAGTTATACTTTACATGCTCACAGTGCCTAAAGTATAAGTGTGCGTGTGTGATGGTTCACGTCACATTTAAAGGAGTACTTAAGTTTACAACACATTGTTCAACACTTAGTCTTAACACCATGATACACTCATAGTCTAGCGGAAGTCTTTTAAAATTACATAAAGTTGATACATGTCCACGGGTGTGCCACTTCCATAGACCTACACCTCACAGGCAGTCATCTACCACTCCCAGTCTGTAGaggagtgtgcgtgcgtgtgtgtgggTATGCGAAATTAGTATATTGAGATTATTAGATATGGCAAGTTCTCTTCAGCCATCGAAAGATGGGTATTTTAGTTAATTAACTAGCTAAAAGTTACTTGCATATGCCGATcagagaagggcgggcctggtgcaagcggtagagtcttaccgcctgtgaccggaaggtcccgggttcgagtcgcggtctcctcgcattgcacaggcgagggtaaggcttgccactgacacccttccccagaccccgcacagagcgggagctctctgcacttggTACGCCCATATGCCGATCAGACTTTCCAGCTGCTTTTATTTTCTCTATTTCTGTTATTTCTTTAATTTAAACATCCTGTAACTTTATTTGGTAATAAAAAATGTTTTACGCTTTTGAAGGGTGCTAGACCATCTTGTAACCAAAGCTTTGTCGAACTTATTTCTCAAATTTTACTTTGTGTCTTATAATTTGATTTGTTTAAGTGTACTTACCTGCAACTCTATTAGGTATCATGCGTGCTGTTCTTATGGCTGGTGCTTACCCAATGGTAGGGAAATTGCTCCCTCCTCGCAAAAATGCTAGAAAAGCAGTTGTGGAAACAGCAAGTGGTGCCAAGGTTCGTCTGCACCCACACTCCTGCAACTTTAACCTATCTTTCAATAAATCTTCTGGGAAGCCACTGCTGATATACGATGAGATCACTCGAGGTGATGGTGGAATGTATATAAAAAATTCTTCAGTTGTTGGGTCATATCCTTTGCTTCTAATAGCTACAGAAATGGTTGTTGCTCCacctgatgatgatagtgatgaagaggaggaagattcCAGTGAGGATGAAGCTGAGGAAAGCACTTTGGTACAGCACAAAGAAGAGATCATGTCTTCACCTGATAGCACTGTTTCAGTTGTTGTTGATCGGTGGCTCCGGTTTGACGCTACGGCTCTGGATGTTGCTCAAATATACTGCTTAAGAGAACATCTAGCATCTGCTATTCTTTTCAAAGTAAGATGATATTACCTTGGCTGCTGCATTCTTTTAATTTAATTGTGCATGTAGCTTTTCTCTGTTGTGCGCCCTATCTTTTCTCCTATGTTTCTGAAAGATGCCACTATGACCTGTCGGGCGCACCAGCAAATGGCCATGCAAATTTATTCTGCATAAGCAATTTCTTATAATTGATATATGCACGAGAAAAATAGTACTGATGAATCTTCAATATGCTACTCCCTCCAATCTCAGATGAGTGATGTTTTGGAGCTGTCTAAAGTCAACCACTTCGAACTTAGACTACATTTTTTACAATATGTTTATAAAACATGAGAAATGTTATACTTCTGTGATATTTCCTCTGTTCAAAATTATAGGTCCTTGTCTTTTCTGgatacatagtttttactatgtatgcGTATATTTATGTACATAGCTTTTTGCTATGTATGTAGAAAAAGCCAAAATGACCTAGTTTTGGACTCGAGGAGTACTAGTTTTCAAGACAAACCTGCTCTTATCACTTACCAAACTTTCAAACTCAATGAGTAAAAGGTAATTCATGGTCAGAGTGTGGAATATTGATTTCGTACAAccctaaaaaaaggaaaaaaagaacgtacccagtgcagagagctcccgctctgtgcggggtctggggaagggtgtcagtggcaagccttaccctcgcttgtgcaatgtgAGGAGACTACGACTTGAACCcggaaccttccggtcacaggcggtaaaacTCTACTGCttacaccaggcccgcccttctgatTTCGTACAACCCTGAACATAACTTATTTGTGACTGGAGGGAGTATTTTTTTTTTACACAGTTACTCCTAGCTGGTTTTGTTTGGGATAATGGACCTGGACGATCCTCTCTATTACGCATGATTCTCGATCCCTTCAAACTGTTGAGCTATGACTTCTCTTACTTTTGCGTTTGTTTCTTTTCTGATAAAATGTGTTTTCTACAGGTGAAACATCCGCAAGATGTTCTACCGCCTGCGTTTGGAGCGTCAATGTATGCCATTGCATGCATCCTTTCATATGATGGCTTGCCTGCTATGGTTCCACCGAATGATCTTTCAGCAAATGGAGGTTCAGGCCAGAATTTAGCAGAAGCTAGCAGATTCTCTCAGGGAAGAAGAGCGGATTATATTCCACCTAGTGGGTTTCTGATGTCCTTATTAGCTGATAAGACCCATCCAGGAGGTTCTTCAGCGCATTCTCGGCCATCCTGGGCTCCTGTTGGCAGGTTTGATCGATCTCAGCGTCCTTTCAAAAGGCAGCGCGACGCTGCACGGTGAGCTGGGCTTAAAGGCAGCCTTTTGCATGCCCTTTTGGATATGCTTTATCAACAGTGTCTGAACGACGAAAAGGGCGTGCTATAGAAAGTTTTCTGTATTCCGTTGTAGAAATGAAAGGAAAGAATTATAGCACATCAACGGATTCCTCTGTCGAAGAGCTCAGAGATCACCGGTTTTGTAGGTATGAGCTTGAGTGTTCTGTTTACTCAGCTCAGGCGAGCACATCTGCATCATAGACCGCAGAGGCGCCTGTAATCTTCGGGATGGACTTCAGATGtcaaaagaaaaatggaaaagaaAAGCGAAGACCTGTTACTTGCTCAAATAATGAGCCCCATAATTGGCGGCATTGCTGGATAGTAGATGAGCTTTGTGCTGTAGCGCCATAGACAGTGGGGAAGTAGTGGCCTCGTTTGGCTGGTGAAGTTTCTGCCTGAAACTGGCTGGAGCTGAAACTCGATACAGTGCTCACACCAGCCAACAGCACCAGAATCAGTCGGCTGAATCAGCAAGCAACTGCATTAAAAAAAATGACCCCACATCCTCATTAAAtgcattttgaattcaaattcaaacaccTCCATTCGAAGGCTGTTTGTGCTACTTATCAATAAAACAGCTCAGTACAACAGCTTTCAGATACAAGCTGAAACAAAAACAATTTCCTAAACATGCATCTAGCTGATGTGGCTCATAATTTCACCCAAACTGCATCAGCTCTGGAACAACAGCTTTATGTATAGTGTACTAACAACATATTTTCTAAACATGCATCAAGCTAATCAGAAATTCCTCAAGCTGATCAGCTCTGAAACGACAACAGATTTCAGATACCAAGCTGAAACAAAAGGAATTTCTAAACATGCATCAAGCTGACTGAGCTTCAACTTGTTCAATCGCAGCAGCAAGAAATGAACCCACCAACTTTCCTCTAGACAAAAACAAGAAGCGAAGACAAAAACAAGAAGCGAAGGAAATGACCGACATAAGATTAATTTAGTACACTATTTGCAGCTACAGTTGAAGTTAACAATTGTTAGGGTTTTATAATGGTTAAAGAGAACTCAAACCAACATATTTCTACTCTGCAGTACTTCTTAAAGACACAAAAAGGCACTCGGTGTAGTCATCCTACGGGGAAGTTACCACTCATCAGTTAACAAATTTGAATCTTTTGTCATATCAATCAGTTTGTTTAAAATGTGAAGAAATAAAAATGAAGCCTGCATTGCAGATTACTAATGTGACTGGTTGCTGAAACTAAAATAGATTAACTGACATCAAACAAAATTAGGAGGACCACAATGCCAATGCCTCAACTTGATATATCATGGAACCTACGCTACCTTGTCTATCCTGATTCATGCAACCATGTTACATAAGAGGTGCGCTCCTGTGCTAAAGCAAAGTAAAATACAGCTAAGAATGGTGCATGGTGCGGTGCATGTAAATTCCATTAGTTTTATTTAGACAATAACAAGCAATGTCCAACCAAATCTCATGTCTGTGGATGCCCAACTAGTATAGATATTGACCAATCTTATGTGTCGACAACAGAGCAGACATGTAAATGTTGGTAATGCTAAAAAAACTGCACATGGTTTAAGTGTGTTAGTGTGCATCATGACTTATCGATCCAGTTGTCATATTACAAACAAGACTAAGGAAGCATAGATATTGGACAACGATTTTTTTTAGTAATACCTCAAGCAAATTTTTAGAAATGGCCCTGTTGCACCATGTAGGCAGTTACTTCACCTGCATGTGAACATATCCTCATTAGACCCATACTAGGCAGCCAGGCTGAAAAATGCATGACTTATGTTATAACATCCACAAAACAAAATTGTTTCACTTACGTTGTCTTCCCAAGGAGTGGCAGTCCATATGTTATCCACTCGCGGATATGTTCCATGTCATTAGGATCTCCCAATGTCATAGCTGTCAGGGCCAAGGTCTAGCGGCTGCTTGATCCGCACTTGTTGATGCTAACCCTCCAGCTCATGCACGTAGTTGTGCAGTCCACAAAGAGCAATAATTATCTAGGTTTGCTTGGTCCCCTGATAGTGAGGTATGCCTTTCAACATGTGCCACTTTGCTTTCGCTGCCCCAATGTCCTCTGACATTTCGCAGCTTGGAATGATGCCGGTTGAACACCTCCTGCGCATCTGTTGCCCCCCTTGTCTGGAACTTCTTCACCCAATACCTCTTATTTGGATACGGCGTTAGATACCCGGGGCGAAGTGTGTAACCGGAGTCCACTAAGTAATAGCGGTCTACATAAATTCACAGCAACTGAACAGTTAGCATTCAATTAGCTACAGCCTTACACAACCAAATTATCTAAGTTCAACTAACCTGACGGTGGATGTGGGAAAGAGGCACCGGCCTCTGCCTTTCTTTTGACCCGCATATCATGTGCAGAACCCTCTGTCCCTGCCCCAATATATGTGAACCTCATGTCGAAGTCACAGTCCGCAATCACATTTTGGGTTGTCCTTCCTTTTCAATTAATGTGGTTATCACGGACTCCTTGATCAATTATGACATCTATGTGAGTGCCATCCATGGCACCTATGCATCCATCAAAAAAACAGCGAGTACTCCACCAATTCAGCGGGCACTATTGAATAACTAGTGTCCCTAGgcctaattatgtcatttgcaAATCCAGTCATCGCAGCTAGAACATGGGAAAATATCTTGCTACATGTCCCCAGCCCCCTCCTAAATCTCTCGTGCATTTGTCTCTGGCATTGATTTGTACCACATGCCCATAGAAACATGGCTAAAGCTTCAATTGATTCAAGCTCCCTACTGCCTTTTAGCCCATAGCTATCACGTAGTATGCTATGCAACATAACCAAATTTTCAGGCCGCATTCGGCAGTTTTCATGGCACCTACCAGTATCTGACAATAGGTTCTCTACCCACTGTCTTCCAGTAGGCTCAGACACTAGGACATAAGGGTTACCTTGTGTTGGTACCTACAACATGTCCACAGTTGCAATGCCTGCAGCCATATCTACAGTAACCACATCGTTGAAGCTCATCTCACTTGAATTCTGTCTTTCCTCGTCGCTGTTGTCCATGCCCCTAAACGCTGCCAAGCAAAAGTATAAACCATCGTTGGTAAGCACATTGCAACATAGAACTATAACTGCATATGAGATGTTATCAAACTCAACATCCCAGCTGCTGAACTGTATTGCACTAAAACTAGAAAAAGGCATACACACCTTCAAGCTTGTCGATCACTGATGACCTCTGCAATCAGTCCCTGATGTACCTACAACAAAAGTACCCCATTATGACGTGTTAAAACATAGAACACTTTAAAGCATCTGTTAACAATGAAATAATTTATAGTTTCAATAACCAAGTCATGACTGGCAGCTCAAACAAATACATTGCATCACACAACTGATAACAAGTTCTGGaaaaaaatatgacacatggttTTTGGGCAAAGGCCCCGTTACAAGACATGAAACCTCAACACAACTAGGACAACAATGAATGTAAAGGATAAAAGACGACACTCAAATGCCACCGTTGCTTCACACCAAACTCAACATCTCAGCTGCTGAACTACTTATTGTTCTTGTTCATTTGATATGTCAGCCACGCCATACGTTCTTCGGATGTCAGTAGATTCTTGAACACCCACCGGGGCACTGAGTTATTGAACAAATCCATTGCCAAGAACATTCTGAAGTGGTTGGCACACCGTCATCTCGTAAAAGTTGCATAACTTCGTCTACCTCCACCTGTTCATGGGTCCGCTCTCTATCCCTTGATGCGCTCCTTGTAGCAATGCTCTCAGACAACCGGGTAATGTACTCCCCCAAATTtcaattcttcttcttctctgggTTGTTGACAACATGATCCCTGTTGTCCCTCTTTGAACCAGACTGGTAGCTGGATGGGCCGCCTAAGTCTAGCCGACGCAAGGTAGCAGGAGGTGTTGACTCTCGAATACCACCAGCGGACACGAAGCAGCCCGTGTTCCGGTTGCGGTCCCCAAACAGTGCCTCCAATTGGTCCAGGAAGGGAGGTTGCCTACCATGGAGGACCTCAGGCTGACTACCATCCTAAAAAAACAAGAGGAGCACATAATGTTAAACAATGCAACCTATGTAATCGGAACTGTTAACAAGATAACATACCGAGTTCATGGGCTGGGAACCTTCTTGAGTTTCCCAGTACTCAGTGCCAGCATCAATGGTGCCCGTACGTGGGTTCCTCCCAAGCCCAATGGCTGTCAGCCCATCTTTCCATGTCTGATAGGCTTTTTTAGGTATCCTAGCTTATTGTTGCATTGTCTCTTATCAAACTAGAGGAAATAAGTGTAAATGTTGTGCCAGCCACCAGAGGTGAGACCCTGCTGAGTGAAGTTACACTTTTCCTTCTCTTGAAGACAAAGGTCCAACAGCAGCTTGGTTTCATCCTTGGTCCAAGTTGCACGCTTTGGAGGCATCTGTTGGAACGTGGAAGGGCTATTGTCGTTTGTGGCTAGACATACTAATGGTACCGCAAAAAAACTAAAGGATTGAACGAAATAACTAAAATACGATGCCATGGACAGAATTGTGTACTTGCCTTGATTTCTCGCTTCACGCGCTTGGAATGCAAGTTGTACCGGGGGGATTCCGGCGGGGAGCAGGAAGCTGTTGACGACGGTGCCAGTATATATACTTCGAAAGACCACACCTACATGATAAACATGTTTCCCTGTCAGAGCTAAATGCTTAACAAAGTACTCCCACGTAAATGTATAAATTTCGAATAGGAACTATATGTATACTGTACTAACAACAGATTATAGAAGTAGCAAAAGAAGTAACCTAATCACTGAAATTataacaaaagaagtaaccacattaGTAGTTCAGGCTTTCACATTTACCATTAGTAATTGTAATCAGTAAAATAACAGATCACCGATCAGCAATAGTCCGGAACAGCTGTTGAATAGGTCAAATGACGCATACAGGCTATCATTTCTACTGGTGAAAACTATCTGAATGCAATGGATGCTTGGATGTATACAACTCTGTGCACTTGAATCATCAAGCCAACATGTATTGGTAAACTATAGGCTCAAACACTTCATTGTTTTCCTACTGAAACTAAGTCAAAGGCACATCCGCATAATGCTTATTGACTGACGGCATAAGCAGGAGTATCAAGACACAGATATACAACTCATCCATCATTGGACTACATGACAAACCAGGGGAGGCAAGTGTAAatgaaaatattaaaaaaatggaGTTCATGCTA
Coding sequences within:
- the LOC136455128 gene encoding uncharacterized protein, which translates into the protein MDNSDEERQNSSEMSFNDVVTVDMAAGTEGSAHDMRVKRKAEAGASFPHPPSDRYYLVDSGYTLRPGYLTPYPNKRYWVKKFQTRGATDAQEVFNRHHSKLRNSIPKITGASAVYDADVLA